A single genomic interval of Demequina sp. NBRC 110054 harbors:
- the rpmJ gene encoding 50S ribosomal protein L36 → MKVKPSVKPICDKCKVIRRGGRVMVICDNLRHKQRQG, encoded by the coding sequence ATGAAGGTTAAGCCCAGCGTCAAGCCGATCTGCGACAAGTGCAAGGTTATTCGACGGGGTGGCCGCGTGATGGTCATCTGCGACAACCTGCGCCACAAGCAGCGTCAGGGCTAG
- the infA gene encoding translation initiation factor IF-1, whose product MAKKDGVIEVEGTVVEALPNASFRVELTNGHLVLAHISGKMRQHYIRILPEDRVVVELSPYDLSRGRIVYRYK is encoded by the coding sequence ATGGCTAAGAAAGACGGCGTCATCGAGGTCGAAGGCACCGTGGTCGAGGCATTGCCCAACGCGTCGTTCCGTGTGGAACTGACGAACGGTCACCTCGTCCTCGCCCACATCTCAGGCAAGATGCGCCAGCACTACATCCGAATCCTCCCCGAGGACCGTGTGGTGGTGGAGCTGAGCCCGTATGACCTGTCCCGCGGCCGGATCGTCTACCGCTACAAGTGA
- the rpsM gene encoding 30S ribosomal protein S13 has protein sequence MARIVGVDLPREKRMEIALTYIYGIGRTRALEILAATGVSGDVRVKDADEATLVAIREYIEANFTVEGDLRREVQADIRRKVEIGNYQGLRHRRGMPVRGQRTKTNARTRKGRKKTVAGKKK, from the coding sequence ATGGCACGCATTGTCGGAGTGGACCTCCCGCGCGAGAAGCGCATGGAGATCGCACTCACCTACATCTATGGAATCGGGCGCACCCGCGCTCTCGAGATCCTCGCCGCCACCGGTGTGAGCGGCGACGTTCGCGTCAAGGACGCCGACGAGGCCACCCTCGTCGCGATCCGTGAGTACATCGAGGCCAACTTCACCGTCGAGGGCGACCTGCGCCGCGAGGTGCAGGCCGACATCCGCCGCAAGGTGGAGATCGGCAACTACCAGGGTCTGCGTCACCGTCGAGGCATGCCTGTCCGCGGACAGCGCACCAAGACCAACGCGCGTACCCGCAAGGGCCGCAAGAAGACCGTCGCCGGAAAGAAGAAGTAA
- the rplQ gene encoding 50S ribosomal protein L17, translating to MPTPTKGARLGGGPAHERQILANLAQSLFENGRITTTVTKAKRLRPYAERLITFAKRGDLASRRRVLGIISDKGVVHTLFTEIGPGFAERDGGYTRITKVGNRKGDNAPMAVIELVEFGAPAKKAVKAEAEKATKKAAPKAEKVEEAPAEETVETEETVEEAPEAADAPAEGDDK from the coding sequence ATGCCTACCCCCACCAAGGGAGCCCGCCTCGGCGGCGGCCCGGCCCACGAGCGCCAGATCCTGGCGAACCTGGCCCAGAGCCTCTTCGAGAACGGTCGCATCACCACCACCGTCACCAAGGCGAAGCGCCTGCGTCCCTACGCCGAGCGCCTCATCACCTTCGCGAAGCGCGGCGACCTCGCCTCGCGTCGTCGCGTGCTCGGCATCATCTCGGACAAGGGCGTCGTGCACACCCTGTTCACCGAGATCGGCCCGGGCTTCGCGGAGCGCGACGGCGGCTACACCCGCATCACCAAGGTCGGCAACCGCAAGGGTGACAACGCCCCCATGGCCGTGATCGAGCTCGTCGAGTTCGGCGCGCCGGCCAAGAAGGCGGTCAAGGCCGAGGCGGAGAAGGCCACCAAGAAGGCTGCGCCGAAGGCTGAGAAGGTCGAGGAGGCTCCCGCCGAGGAGACCGTCGAGACCGAGGAGACCGTCGAGGAGGCCCCCGAGGCCGCCGACGCTCCCGCCGAGGGCGACGACAAGTAA
- a CDS encoding DNA-directed RNA polymerase subunit alpha, with the protein MLIAQRPTLTEKVISENRSQFSLKPLEPGFGYTLGNSMRRTLLSSIPGAAITSVRFEGVLHEFTTIEGVKEDVTEILLNLKNLVVSSEHDEPVVMYLRKSGAGAVTGADIAPPAGVEIHNPDLHIATLNSKAKFEVELTVERGRGYVPASLNKVYDAEIGQIPVDSIYSPVLKVTYKVDATRVAQRTDFDELVIDVETKSSISPRDALASAGSTLVELFSLAKALNEDAEGIEIGPSDTDEALEEDYNQPIEELNLTQRSYNCLKREGIHTVGELTARSETDLMDIRNFGQKSITEVKEKLQELGFSLKDSGIEYDGGAAAGVYFSGNDE; encoded by the coding sequence GTGCTCATCGCACAGCGTCCCACCCTCACCGAGAAGGTCATCTCGGAGAACCGTTCGCAGTTCTCGCTCAAGCCGCTGGAGCCGGGCTTCGGCTACACGCTGGGCAACTCCATGCGCCGCACCCTGCTGTCGTCCATCCCGGGCGCCGCGATCACGTCGGTCCGCTTCGAGGGCGTCCTGCACGAGTTCACCACGATCGAGGGCGTCAAGGAGGATGTCACCGAGATCCTCCTGAACCTCAAGAACCTCGTGGTCTCGTCGGAGCACGACGAGCCCGTCGTGATGTACCTGCGCAAGTCGGGCGCCGGCGCCGTCACCGGTGCCGACATCGCCCCGCCGGCCGGTGTCGAGATCCACAACCCGGACCTCCACATCGCGACGCTCAACTCGAAGGCGAAGTTCGAGGTCGAGCTGACCGTCGAGCGCGGCCGCGGCTACGTGCCCGCCTCGCTCAACAAGGTCTACGACGCGGAGATCGGCCAGATCCCCGTCGACTCGATCTACTCGCCGGTGCTCAAGGTGACCTACAAGGTCGACGCGACCCGTGTCGCCCAGCGCACCGACTTCGACGAGCTCGTCATCGATGTCGAGACCAAGTCGTCCATCTCCCCGCGTGACGCGCTCGCCTCGGCGGGCTCGACCCTCGTCGAGCTGTTCTCGCTCGCGAAGGCGCTGAACGAGGACGCTGAGGGCATCGAGATCGGCCCGTCGGACACCGACGAGGCGCTCGAGGAGGACTACAACCAGCCCATCGAGGAGCTGAACCTCACGCAGCGTTCGTACAACTGCCTCAAGCGCGAGGGCATCCACACCGTGGGTGAGCTCACGGCGCGCAGCGAGACGGACCTGATGGACATTCGCAACTTCGGCCAGAAGTCGATCACCGAGGTCAAGGAGAAGCTGCAGGAGCTCGGCTTCTCCCTCAAGGACTCCGGCATCGAGTACGACGGTGGCGCGGCCGCCGGCGTCTACTTCTCCGGCAACGACGAGTAA
- the rpsK gene encoding 30S ribosomal protein S11 — MAAPARKPRKKIKKTVAHGQAHIKSTFNNTIISITDPSGAVVSWSSSGQVGFKGSRKSTPYAAQMAAEAAARRAQDAGMSKVDVFVKGPGSGRDTAVRSLTAAGLEVTSIKDVTPQAHNGCRPPKRRRG, encoded by the coding sequence ATGGCAGCTCCCGCACGCAAGCCGCGCAAGAAGATCAAGAAGACCGTCGCGCACGGTCAGGCTCACATCAAGTCGACCTTCAACAACACGATCATCTCCATCACGGACCCCTCGGGCGCCGTGGTGTCGTGGTCGTCGTCGGGCCAGGTGGGCTTCAAGGGTTCGCGCAAGTCGACCCCCTACGCCGCGCAGATGGCCGCCGAGGCCGCCGCGCGCCGTGCCCAGGACGCCGGCATGAGCAAGGTTGACGTCTTCGTCAAGGGCCCGGGCTCCGGTCGCGACACGGCCGTCCGCTCGCTGACCGCCGCCGGCCTCGAGGTGACCTCCATCAAGGACGTCACCCCGCAGGCGCACAACGGCTGCCGCCCGCCGAAGCGCCGCCGCGGCTAG